Proteins encoded by one window of Nocardia goodfellowii:
- a CDS encoding amino acid adenylation domain-containing protein, translating into MTSVVKCLVWDLDDTLWDGVVLEHDATAPHPRAWRVLRALDERGIVHAVASRGEPALATAHLDAHGLSEMFCSLQIGWGAKSAAVRRIAEHLNIGLDAIAFVDNDPVERAEVAAALPQVRCYAAADLAGLPELPEFTPEVITADARDRRKRYRAEQIRRDRAAVFEGTDAEFLAGLGLVMTVRRAGEADLARAHELTVRTNQLNTTGRTFDIDELRELSRSSTHEVLIASLRDRFGEYGAIGLAVSEFRGTDSALLLLLMSCRVMSRGVGGALLAHLIDRAAAHGRRAVAEFVPTPVNRVMLVTLRFAGFAVLEQHRERVLLAHDGSTAVPNISHVLLRAPDAPVPPGDLVTGLLRQAARVPDRTALISGDHHFTYRELNTRTAQLAGRLVGAGVRPGDVVLCYLRQNADSMIAMLAALRAGAAWCLIEPERSPTQIQALLAQIDCTAVIFDPTDTTSAARQKSEAAAPATGWTGNVAAVFGASPRPLALLPLGEPSVPGPLPPPANAPAYVITTSGSTGVPKAVVVSRANLSAMIAGREYPYSDGELVTLSTCPLTADASLLFVPWAFTVGGTVVVPTHRELPDASAVGALARRAGVSHLIATPSYYRLLLDSLVESAPRVVALAGEQVPTALADKHHRLLPDTLLLNEYGPTEATVTCVQHTVEAGASPAIIPIGTAMPGNSAAVLGPDLLPVPGGETGELYLGGDQITLGYASRAGVTATTFVADPYAADPGARMYRTGDLARHNESGAIEFLGRRDGQVQVRGARVERHAVEAVLESHPGVAHAVTLVVENRDAVPELVAYIVPADPAAPPERRVLARYCAEHLQPMEVPSRFVRLDTIPIADAGKLDESALRTAATGPALPGPSRRGWTERELELAELWSAALEHDDFDLDDSFFEVGGNSHRVVYLHLLMEQRWPGAIRVGQLFDLRTIGAHVEALETALAAAIPDEGAKPDTTPTMAYEL; encoded by the coding sequence ATGACCTCCGTCGTGAAATGCCTGGTCTGGGATCTCGACGACACCCTATGGGACGGTGTGGTGCTCGAGCACGACGCCACCGCACCGCACCCGCGAGCCTGGCGGGTGCTGCGCGCGCTCGACGAACGGGGCATCGTGCACGCGGTCGCGAGCCGCGGCGAACCCGCGCTCGCCACAGCACATCTCGACGCGCACGGGCTCTCGGAGATGTTCTGTTCGCTGCAGATCGGTTGGGGCGCGAAGTCCGCCGCGGTGCGCCGGATCGCGGAACACCTCAATATCGGCCTGGACGCCATCGCCTTCGTGGACAACGACCCGGTGGAACGCGCCGAGGTCGCCGCCGCACTCCCCCAGGTCCGCTGCTACGCCGCCGCCGACCTGGCGGGGCTGCCGGAGCTACCCGAGTTCACCCCGGAGGTGATCACCGCCGACGCCCGTGATCGCCGGAAACGCTATCGCGCCGAACAGATTCGGCGTGATCGAGCGGCGGTGTTCGAGGGAACGGATGCCGAATTCCTGGCGGGCCTCGGCCTGGTCATGACCGTCCGCCGCGCGGGCGAAGCGGATCTGGCGCGGGCACACGAACTCACGGTCCGCACCAATCAGCTGAACACGACCGGACGGACCTTCGACATCGACGAGCTGCGGGAGCTGAGCAGGTCATCGACGCACGAGGTGCTGATCGCGTCGCTGCGCGACCGGTTCGGTGAGTACGGCGCGATCGGCTTGGCGGTCAGCGAGTTTCGCGGCACCGATTCGGCGCTGCTGCTGTTGCTCATGTCCTGCCGGGTGATGTCGCGCGGCGTCGGCGGCGCGTTGCTGGCGCATCTGATCGACCGTGCCGCGGCGCACGGGCGGCGCGCCGTCGCGGAATTCGTTCCGACGCCGGTGAATCGGGTGATGCTGGTGACGCTGCGTTTCGCCGGATTCGCGGTGCTCGAGCAGCACCGCGAGCGAGTACTGCTCGCGCACGACGGCAGCACCGCCGTGCCCAACATCAGCCATGTACTCCTGCGCGCGCCCGACGCCCCCGTACCGCCGGGCGACCTCGTCACCGGACTGCTGCGCCAGGCCGCGCGAGTCCCCGACCGGACCGCCCTGATCTCCGGCGACCACCACTTCACCTACCGCGAACTGAATACCCGCACAGCGCAACTCGCGGGCCGTCTGGTCGGGGCGGGAGTCCGGCCAGGCGATGTAGTGCTGTGTTACCTCCGCCAGAACGCCGACTCCATGATCGCCATGCTGGCCGCCCTGCGCGCCGGCGCGGCCTGGTGCCTGATCGAACCTGAGCGTTCTCCCACTCAGATCCAGGCGCTGCTCGCCCAAATCGATTGCACTGCGGTCATTTTCGATCCCACCGACACGACCTCCGCAGCTCGCCAGAAATCTGAAGCAGCAGCACCGGCGACTGGCTGGACGGGAAACGTGGCGGCAGTGTTCGGTGCATCGCCGCGACCGCTCGCCCTGTTGCCGCTCGGGGAGCCGTCGGTGCCGGGTCCGCTGCCGCCTCCGGCGAACGCACCCGCGTATGTGATCACCACGTCGGGGTCCACAGGTGTCCCCAAGGCAGTTGTGGTGAGCCGGGCGAATCTGTCGGCGATGATCGCGGGGCGCGAGTATCCCTACAGCGATGGCGAGTTGGTGACGTTGTCGACGTGTCCGCTCACCGCCGACGCGTCACTGTTGTTCGTGCCGTGGGCATTTACGGTCGGCGGCACGGTGGTTGTGCCGACGCATCGGGAACTGCCCGATGCGTCGGCGGTCGGTGCGCTCGCGCGTCGCGCCGGTGTCAGTCATCTGATCGCGACGCCGTCCTACTACCGGCTCCTGCTCGATTCGCTGGTCGAAAGCGCACCGCGGGTGGTCGCGCTGGCGGGTGAGCAAGTGCCGACCGCGCTGGCCGATAAGCATCATCGGCTGCTCCCGGACACGCTGTTGCTCAACGAATACGGCCCGACCGAGGCGACCGTCACGTGCGTCCAGCACACCGTCGAGGCCGGGGCGAGTCCGGCGATCATCCCGATCGGTACCGCGATGCCGGGGAATTCGGCGGCGGTGCTCGGACCGGATCTGCTGCCGGTGCCCGGCGGCGAGACCGGTGAGTTGTACCTCGGCGGTGACCAGATCACCCTCGGCTACGCGAGTCGTGCGGGAGTGACCGCGACCACGTTCGTCGCCGACCCCTACGCCGCCGATCCCGGTGCGCGGATGTACCGCACCGGAGATCTGGCCCGGCACAACGAATCCGGCGCGATCGAATTCCTCGGACGACGGGACGGGCAGGTGCAGGTGCGCGGTGCCCGAGTGGAGCGGCACGCGGTGGAAGCGGTATTGGAGAGCCACCCGGGTGTCGCGCACGCCGTCACCCTGGTGGTCGAAAACCGCGACGCGGTACCGGAATTGGTGGCCTATATCGTGCCCGCCGATCCGGCGGCACCGCCGGAGCGCCGCGTCCTGGCCCGGTACTGCGCCGAACATCTGCAACCGATGGAGGTGCCGAGCCGTTTCGTCCGGCTCGACACCATCCCGATCGCGGACGCGGGCAAACTCGACGAATCCGCGTTGCGTACCGCCGCCACGGGCCCCGCCCTGCCGGGGCCGTCGCGCCGTGGCTGGACCGAACGCGAACTCGAGCTCGCCGAACTGTGGTCCGCCGCCCTCGAACACGACGACTTCGACCTGGATGATTCGTTCTTCGAGGTAGGCGGCAACTCCCACCGCGTCGTCTATCTGCACCTGCTGATGGAACAGCGCTGGCCAGGCGCCATCCGGGTCGGTCAGCTCTTCGATCTGCGCACCATCGGTGCGCACGTCGAGGCGCTGGAGACCGCCTTGGCGGCAGCCATTCCCGACGAAGGCGCGAAGCCCGACACCACACCGACCATGGCCTACGAGCTGTGA
- a CDS encoding 3-oxoacyl-ACP synthase, whose protein sequence is MITLGPVSSVFPDTAVAVAELAEMAELSAGKRAHALALGIDTVRCAAADGDHDLAAAAAARALERAGLSPDRLDALLLVGGRAPRYLMASEATRLQHRLGADRAFVAGVGELGCASISAAFTLAAGLLRGDPHCGNVLIVAAATAPTRFRYRAPMTLLGDGAGAVLLTTGKTGRYQLVDHLVRSDGKYSDLFRIDYRNLPQRDWREECADEATYSFRLAVESRKRLAAMNEELLRRNGLRLPDLGPVLMQNLSAGAFSFWEEALETRVDQACRRNLAAYGHLGSLDVLVNLEAAAPHRAPGDYTLLLNSSPVAAWSSTLLRRLPDREYEGIEL, encoded by the coding sequence GTGATCACGCTCGGACCGGTCTCGTCGGTCTTCCCCGACACCGCCGTCGCGGTAGCCGAACTCGCGGAAATGGCGGAGCTGTCCGCCGGAAAGCGCGCGCACGCATTGGCATTGGGCATCGATACGGTGCGCTGCGCCGCGGCGGATGGTGACCACGATCTGGCGGCCGCCGCCGCGGCGCGAGCGCTGGAACGCGCGGGACTCAGCCCGGACCGCCTCGATGCTCTGCTGCTCGTAGGCGGGCGCGCGCCGCGATACCTGATGGCCTCCGAGGCCACCCGGTTACAACATCGGCTCGGGGCGGACCGAGCGTTCGTCGCCGGCGTCGGCGAGCTCGGCTGTGCCTCCATTTCGGCCGCGTTCACCCTGGCCGCCGGGCTGCTGCGCGGCGACCCGCACTGCGGCAACGTGCTGATCGTGGCGGCGGCCACCGCGCCGACCCGGTTCCGGTATCGCGCTCCCATGACGCTGCTGGGTGACGGGGCCGGGGCGGTGCTGCTCACTACCGGCAAAACCGGGCGCTACCAGCTGGTCGACCACCTGGTGCGCAGTGACGGCAAATACTCCGACCTGTTTCGGATCGACTATCGCAATCTGCCGCAACGGGATTGGCGGGAGGAGTGCGCCGACGAGGCGACCTACAGCTTCCGGCTCGCGGTGGAAAGTCGCAAACGCCTGGCCGCGATGAACGAAGAACTGTTGCGCCGCAATGGTTTACGGCTTCCGGACCTGGGCCCGGTACTGATGCAGAATTTGTCCGCGGGGGCGTTCTCGTTCTGGGAGGAAGCGCTGGAAACCCGTGTCGACCAGGCCTGCCGCCGCAACCTCGCCGCATACGGGCATCTCGGATCGCTGGACGTGCTGGTCAACCTGGAAGCGGCCGCCCCGCATCGTGCGCCCGGCGACTACACCTTGCTGCTCAACAGCAGTCCCGTCGCGGCTTGGAGTTCCACACTGTTGCGGCGGCTCCCGGACCGGGAATACGAAGGGATCGAACTATGA
- a CDS encoding acyl-CoA dehydrogenase family protein produces the protein MSDLETLLADAAGAAAEWDRSGLPRTAAPTMARAGLLGMDRPEQYGGQGADAHEIGLVASELGSVCTSLRSLFTVQGMVAATLDRWGTADQRAQWLPALTSGALLAGLAATEADAGSDLSGMRARFTGSTELSLTGHKLWVTFGAQADVLLVAGQSESGPVAALVPTDQPGVTVEPVTDQLGMRGARIAHVRFDAARVPAGNVLARPGFGVSHVLGTALDHGRYTIAWGCAGMARACLADAAGHARDRTQGASRLGDHQAVRAMLGRSWVEIESARALCVRAAEQRVAREPGALLGTIAAKYAAAAAAASVSERAVQILGAAGCAPDSRAGRFFRDAKIMQIIEGAREVAEQDIGEFVLRTTRPATARAVTR, from the coding sequence GTGAGCGACCTGGAAACGCTGCTCGCCGACGCCGCCGGAGCGGCCGCCGAGTGGGACCGGTCCGGGCTGCCCCGGACCGCCGCTCCGACCATGGCCCGCGCCGGATTGCTGGGGATGGACCGCCCCGAGCAGTACGGCGGGCAGGGCGCGGATGCCCACGAGATCGGGCTCGTCGCAAGCGAATTGGGTTCGGTGTGCACCTCGTTGCGATCGCTGTTCACCGTGCAGGGGATGGTCGCCGCCACCCTGGATCGCTGGGGTACCGCGGACCAGCGGGCACAGTGGTTGCCCGCCTTGACTTCCGGTGCGCTGCTGGCCGGGCTCGCGGCGACCGAGGCGGACGCCGGGAGCGACCTGTCCGGGATGCGGGCGCGGTTCACCGGCTCGACGGAGTTGTCGCTGACGGGGCACAAGTTGTGGGTGACCTTCGGCGCGCAGGCCGATGTCCTGCTGGTCGCGGGGCAGTCCGAGAGCGGGCCCGTGGCCGCGCTCGTGCCGACCGATCAGCCGGGAGTGACCGTGGAACCGGTGACCGATCAGCTCGGCATGCGCGGGGCGCGGATCGCGCACGTGCGTTTCGACGCGGCGCGCGTGCCGGCCGGGAATGTGCTGGCACGACCGGGTTTCGGGGTTTCCCACGTTCTCGGAACGGCGCTGGACCACGGTCGATACACGATCGCCTGGGGATGCGCGGGGATGGCGCGGGCTTGCCTGGCCGATGCCGCCGGGCATGCGCGCGACCGGACGCAGGGTGCGTCCCGGTTGGGTGATCATCAAGCCGTGCGGGCGATGCTCGGGCGCAGCTGGGTGGAGATCGAGAGCGCGCGGGCACTGTGCGTGCGCGCCGCCGAGCAGCGGGTCGCCCGCGAGCCCGGTGCGCTGCTGGGCACCATCGCCGCGAAATACGCCGCCGCGGCGGCCGCCGCATCGGTGAGCGAACGCGCGGTCCAGATCCTCGGGGCCGCCGGTTGTGCGCCGGACAGCCGGGCCGGGCGGTTCTTCCGGGACGCGAAGATCATGCAGATCATCGAGGGCGCACGCGAAGTGGCCGAACAGGACATCGGTGAGTTCGTGCTCCGGACCACGCGTCCGGCGACGGCCCGCGCGGTGACCCGGTGA
- a CDS encoding acyl carrier protein — MSDAGIQRPELVQQLLRDFSVITGAEFGPDDDYFAMGLVNSLRALELVAYLERTFAFEVEIDDLDLDNFRTVHRAAAFVTRKCAAAVGTGAAG, encoded by the coding sequence GTGAGCGACGCGGGGATACAACGTCCGGAGCTGGTGCAGCAGTTGCTGCGGGATTTCAGTGTGATCACCGGAGCCGAATTCGGCCCGGACGACGACTATTTCGCGATGGGCCTGGTGAATTCGCTGCGGGCCTTGGAGCTGGTCGCGTACCTGGAGCGCACCTTCGCCTTCGAGGTGGAGATCGACGACCTCGACCTGGACAACTTCCGGACCGTGCATCGCGCCGCCGCGTTCGTCACCCGTAAGTGCGCGGCGGCCGTGGGCACGGGCGCCGCCGGGTGA